From one Nitrospira sp. MA-1 genomic stretch:
- a CDS encoding glycoside hydrolase family 99-like domain-containing protein has protein sequence MKKIDEQVSSGRMPSLPDADQEGDAIESNSIFLSSTETKQGIIADVTEPPDLPWTGERYVPGVIGDIELEHLHRYYLARELAVGKDVLDIACGEGYGSAVLAEVARNVVGVDVSEEVIRYAAERYQRSNVQFKHGACDHIPLPDASMDLIVSFETLEHHDVHHEMMREFVRVLRPDGLVLISSPDKAEYSDKPQFVNSFHVKELYFEEFQELLLNYFGHAQFYGQRVRYGSCIGPLHNASTPPANFRLSQGRAHKFLSIPEPVYFVAIVGNGELPVLPSGIFVPEVPEYWHQHLALQAGIEERDQQLSHLQSQLLSATAEHARVLEERDQRLNNLYARLLTKEEELRCIHSSLLWRNISKVRILRERLCPEGSRRGRACASFVHWLKGSGGSGNSNVKSNGGSLDRILVVAKSMVPVSSHRKHQLVAFVFSRFGSFFQQTASYRRWKDMQLPALKESGNLDCLTQGPPRKMPFLIQLGPGGVTALVQSFNFTDVNQPLVSIVIPVYNHLEYTVCCLASILKHVPQCSFEVIVVDDGSQDETSNILSTIDNIRYCRNEDNVGFLRSCNTGASLARGQYLLFLNNDTQVLEGWLDELVNTFQEQSDVGLVGSKLLYPNGVLQEAGAIIKPDGSAELVGLNGDPDRPEYNVVREVDYCSGASVLIEAEVFKALGGFDDIYAPCYCEDSDLAFRVRKEGKRVFYQPRSVVIHHLSVSTNDSRHEKTPLVARNVNTFVQRWSDELKKLNEVRAIAFFLPQYHPIPENDLWWGKGFTEWTNVTKARPNFKGHYQPHLPADLGFYDLRMPEVREEQARLARQYGISAFCYYYYWFAGKKLLNRPLDEVLQSGAPDFPFCLCWANENWTRRWDGCEEDILIAQSHTEADHAGFIAEIAPALLDPRYVRIHGKPLLIVYRLGQLPDPRRTADLWREFCVNAGIGEIYLAYVQSFERMTMGDDPSLYGFDAAIEFPPHRYPVQAEFPQPLINQDYQGVLFDYGQTSENFIRRTWPSYKLFKGVMPSWDNTARRQDVSHVFVGATPERYEYWLRRVVEQTRRLHFGDERIVFINAWNEWAEGNHLEPDREFGHQYLVATKNALG, from the coding sequence ATGAAAAAGATTGACGAACAGGTCTCCTCCGGGAGGATGCCATCGTTACCCGATGCAGATCAGGAAGGGGATGCCATTGAATCAAATTCAATCTTTCTGTCCTCCACTGAAACAAAACAGGGCATTATTGCCGATGTGACAGAACCGCCAGATCTTCCGTGGACAGGCGAACGCTATGTTCCGGGAGTCATTGGAGATATTGAGCTAGAGCATTTGCATCGCTATTACCTTGCCCGTGAACTGGCGGTAGGGAAGGATGTGCTCGATATCGCATGTGGGGAGGGGTATGGTTCAGCCGTATTGGCTGAGGTTGCCCGGAATGTCGTGGGCGTTGATGTTTCGGAGGAGGTCATACGGTATGCAGCTGAACGCTATCAGCGTTCGAATGTCCAGTTTAAACATGGTGCATGTGATCACATTCCCCTCCCTGATGCCAGCATGGACCTTATTGTGAGTTTTGAAACGCTTGAACATCATGATGTGCATCATGAAATGATGCGAGAGTTTGTTCGAGTTCTACGCCCGGACGGGCTGGTTCTCATCTCCAGCCCGGATAAGGCTGAATATTCCGATAAGCCACAGTTCGTCAATTCCTTTCATGTGAAGGAACTCTATTTCGAAGAGTTCCAAGAACTGTTGTTGAATTATTTCGGGCATGCGCAGTTTTATGGCCAGCGAGTGCGATATGGGTCATGTATTGGTCCGCTTCATAACGCTTCAACGCCGCCGGCAAACTTTCGATTATCCCAAGGGCGAGCCCATAAGTTTTTGAGTATTCCTGAGCCTGTCTATTTCGTGGCCATCGTCGGGAACGGAGAGTTACCCGTCCTTCCTTCTGGGATATTTGTTCCGGAAGTTCCAGAGTATTGGCATCAACACCTGGCGTTGCAGGCTGGCATTGAAGAACGCGATCAACAGCTTAGCCATCTTCAAAGTCAGTTGTTGAGTGCCACGGCTGAACATGCACGTGTCCTTGAGGAACGGGATCAGCGCCTTAACAACCTGTATGCCCGACTGCTGACGAAAGAGGAAGAATTACGTTGCATACATTCCTCCTTGCTATGGCGAAACATCAGCAAAGTAAGGATTTTGAGAGAACGGCTTTGTCCTGAGGGCTCACGCCGTGGCCGGGCCTGTGCCAGTTTTGTGCATTGGTTAAAGGGGTCAGGTGGTTCTGGCAATTCTAATGTGAAATCAAACGGTGGGTCACTTGATCGAATACTCGTGGTTGCAAAATCGATGGTGCCCGTTTCTTCTCACCGAAAACACCAATTGGTGGCGTTTGTCTTTTCACGGTTTGGCTCCTTTTTCCAACAGACGGCGAGTTATCGGCGGTGGAAGGACATGCAATTGCCTGCGCTTAAGGAGTCTGGAAATCTGGATTGCCTTACTCAGGGCCCTCCTCGCAAGATGCCTTTTCTCATTCAGCTTGGGCCGGGTGGGGTGACAGCGCTCGTCCAGTCATTCAATTTCACTGATGTGAATCAGCCTTTGGTGTCCATTGTGATCCCTGTCTATAACCACTTGGAATACACCGTCTGTTGTTTGGCTTCTATTTTGAAACATGTGCCTCAGTGTAGTTTTGAGGTGATCGTCGTTGACGATGGATCTCAGGATGAGACTTCAAATATTCTCTCAACCATAGATAATATCCGTTATTGTCGGAATGAGGACAACGTTGGGTTTCTGCGTTCGTGCAATACAGGCGCGTCATTGGCCAGAGGCCAATATCTGCTGTTTCTGAATAATGATACACAGGTGCTTGAGGGATGGTTGGATGAATTAGTAAACACGTTTCAAGAACAATCGGATGTTGGCCTTGTGGGTTCAAAATTGCTGTATCCAAATGGTGTGCTTCAGGAGGCCGGGGCCATTATTAAGCCAGATGGTTCAGCAGAACTTGTGGGGTTGAATGGTGACCCGGACAGGCCTGAATATAATGTGGTGCGGGAGGTCGATTATTGCTCCGGGGCTAGTGTGCTCATAGAGGCCGAGGTGTTTAAGGCCTTGGGTGGATTCGATGATATTTATGCGCCCTGTTATTGTGAAGATTCCGATTTAGCCTTTAGGGTTAGAAAGGAGGGGAAGCGGGTCTTCTATCAACCGCGTTCCGTAGTCATTCACCATCTCAGTGTCAGTACCAATGATTCCAGACACGAAAAAACGCCTCTGGTGGCTCGCAATGTCAATACCTTTGTTCAACGGTGGAGCGATGAGCTGAAGAAGTTAAATGAGGTTCGTGCGATCGCTTTTTTTCTCCCACAATATCATCCCATTCCTGAAAATGATCTGTGGTGGGGAAAAGGTTTTACGGAATGGACGAATGTGACGAAAGCGCGACCGAATTTCAAAGGTCATTATCAACCCCATCTGCCAGCGGACTTGGGATTTTATGATTTACGTATGCCTGAGGTACGCGAAGAGCAGGCGCGTTTGGCTCGTCAGTATGGCATTTCAGCCTTCTGCTATTACTACTATTGGTTTGCCGGAAAGAAGCTCCTGAATCGCCCCCTCGACGAAGTGTTGCAATCCGGTGCTCCGGACTTTCCGTTCTGCCTCTGTTGGGCCAATGAGAACTGGACGAGGCGATGGGATGGGTGTGAAGAGGATATTCTCATCGCACAGAGTCATACCGAGGCGGATCATGCGGGCTTTATTGCAGAGATTGCCCCTGCATTGCTGGATCCACGATATGTCAGGATTCATGGAAAACCCCTCTTGATCGTGTATCGGCTCGGCCAGCTCCCAGATCCCAGACGTACGGCAGATCTGTGGCGGGAATTCTGTGTGAATGCGGGGATTGGGGAAATTTACTTAGCCTATGTACAGAGCTTTGAACGTATGACGATGGGAGACGATCCAAGTCTCTATGGGTTTGATGCGGCTATTGAATTTCCCCCTCATCGGTATCCGGTGCAAGCTGAGTTTCCACAACCCCTAATTAATCAAGATTATCAGGGTGTATTGTTTGACTATGGTCAGACATCCGAAAACTTTATACGAAGAACTTGGCCATCCTACAAACTCTTTAAGGGCGTGATGCCTTCGTGGGACAATACCGCGCGTCGGCAGGATGTCTCTCATGTCTTTGTGGGTGCAACTCCTGAACGATATGAATACTGGTTGCGACGGGTCGTTGAACAAACACGTCGGCTTCACTTTGGAGATGAACGGATAGTCTTTATTAATGCGTGGAACGAATGGGCCGAAGGTAATCACTTAGAGCCTGATCGGGAATTTGGTCATCAATATCTGGTGGCCACCAAAAATGCTCTCGGATAA
- a CDS encoding radical SAM protein, with amino-acid sequence MLLYVDTIDACNLKCPTCVRGSRALPNTGEKMSLAMFRQIVEKAKDDGDVHQVDLFNWIEPFLNKNLHEYTNVVKDAGLPCGISSALSLPRIHNLEETLVNTNSLTVSVSGIDQEVYEVNHVGGNIDYVKHHLETISRLLRTGAIRTLVSLRFLKFDYNADQETKLSDYASNLGLNFEVLPASGHPIKWALDDQAGEAVRDRLAHFSAERPHESHGHVCPLIFEHIAINHAGDVYLCCAYGNFDFLRIGPYLELSKEEILLRRYTHPMCNSCAWERRPATFKEQETLKRSFANRFKETPDLARKSVLDKLIQIIPAPTKGILQERIKQS; translated from the coding sequence ATGTTGCTTTATGTTGACACTATAGATGCATGTAATTTGAAGTGTCCCACATGCGTTAGAGGTTCAAGAGCACTCCCAAACACAGGCGAGAAAATGTCCTTAGCAATGTTCCGACAAATCGTTGAAAAGGCCAAGGATGATGGGGACGTTCATCAGGTGGATTTATTCAATTGGATAGAGCCATTTCTCAACAAAAATCTACATGAATACACCAATGTCGTCAAGGACGCTGGACTGCCTTGTGGGATCTCTAGCGCACTGTCCCTCCCAAGGATTCATAATTTAGAAGAAACCCTCGTCAACACCAATAGCCTAACCGTCTCAGTCTCAGGCATTGATCAGGAGGTTTACGAGGTTAATCACGTCGGGGGGAACATCGACTATGTCAAACACCATCTTGAAACTATCTCCCGTTTGCTCAGGACTGGAGCAATCAGGACTTTGGTAAGCCTAAGGTTTCTTAAATTCGATTACAACGCTGACCAGGAAACGAAACTTTCAGATTACGCATCCAATCTCGGCCTAAACTTCGAAGTACTTCCCGCATCAGGCCATCCAATCAAGTGGGCATTAGATGATCAAGCGGGTGAGGCAGTCCGTGACCGCCTGGCACATTTCTCAGCTGAACGTCCCCATGAAAGCCATGGACACGTCTGCCCCCTGATTTTCGAGCATATCGCGATTAATCACGCCGGTGACGTCTATCTGTGTTGTGCCTATGGAAATTTCGATTTTCTCAGGATCGGCCCTTACCTAGAATTGTCGAAGGAGGAGATCCTTCTGAGGCGTTATACCCATCCAATGTGCAATTCATGCGCCTGGGAACGAAGACCAGCAACTTTCAAAGAACAGGAGACATTGAAAAGGTCTTTTGCGAATAGATTTAAGGAAACTCCAGATCTGGCAAGGAAATCCGTTCTAGATAAATTAATACAAATCATTCCTGCCCCAACCAAGGGAATTCTTCAAGAACGAATAAAGCAATCATAA
- a CDS encoding glycosyltransferase, with product MGTFIDLVDVAKQAIRHHGGVSMVFRRLWQVIAFEGFSGLPKKIRQLLANRKAFSSSHESDGTVRIDAAINSEEIFSSRRAVLTSGALLLGHPFGVLGMGEHVRLSASAFSAAEVPFSIRNIYGEYGLHLAEIHQDFPFRDKIAQNGSYRANVFHINADEMVNAKIHLGKDIFADRYNIGYWAWELSRFPHAWCSALQLVDEVWAPSRFIEQAIADATSSPVIRMPLAVEFPAPNGMTRESFGLPDDRFLFLFFFDFTSYVQRKNPEGAIRAFLQAFPDVDDERVGIVIKMNGMDLRPQEYQAFIQSIDCEDPRIILMDRVLTDRETKSLVNLCDCFLSLHRSEGFGRGLAEAMYLGKPVIATGYSGNLDFTNASNSCLVDYRLIPVREHEYPFAEGQKWADPDIEHAVWFMKRIVKDTHYANTIGMHAADFIKTNHSLRAVGAKYRARLAALNLI from the coding sequence ATGGGAACTTTTATTGATTTAGTGGATGTGGCAAAACAAGCTATCCGTCATCATGGAGGGGTTTCCATGGTGTTTCGGCGTCTGTGGCAGGTCATCGCCTTTGAGGGTTTCTCTGGGCTCCCAAAAAAAATTAGGCAGTTGCTGGCTAATCGAAAAGCGTTCTCGTCCAGTCACGAATCAGATGGAACGGTGCGAATAGACGCAGCCATCAATTCTGAAGAAATCTTTAGCTCCAGGAGGGCTGTCCTTACTTCTGGAGCCCTATTACTTGGACATCCTTTTGGGGTGCTTGGGATGGGTGAGCATGTTCGATTGTCGGCTTCAGCGTTTTCGGCTGCAGAGGTCCCATTCAGTATTCGTAATATTTATGGAGAATATGGATTGCATCTTGCCGAGATCCATCAGGATTTCCCGTTTCGAGACAAAATTGCCCAAAATGGTTCCTACAGAGCCAATGTCTTTCACATAAATGCAGACGAAATGGTGAATGCGAAAATACACCTAGGCAAGGATATTTTTGCGGATCGATACAATATTGGATATTGGGCATGGGAGTTGAGCCGGTTCCCTCATGCGTGGTGTTCGGCTCTTCAGCTTGTCGATGAGGTGTGGGCTCCGTCACGGTTCATTGAACAGGCGATTGCCGATGCGACCTCTTCACCCGTCATCAGAATGCCACTGGCCGTTGAGTTTCCGGCGCCAAACGGGATGACCAGGGAATCTTTCGGATTGCCCGATGATCGGTTTTTGTTTTTATTCTTTTTCGATTTTACCTCGTATGTCCAACGTAAAAATCCAGAGGGAGCCATTCGGGCATTTTTGCAGGCATTTCCGGATGTGGATGATGAACGGGTGGGTATTGTGATAAAAATGAATGGCATGGACTTACGTCCTCAGGAATACCAGGCATTTATTCAATCAATTGATTGTGAGGATCCTCGAATTATTTTGATGGATAGGGTGTTGACTGACCGGGAAACGAAGTCTCTGGTAAACCTGTGCGATTGTTTTTTGTCACTGCATCGGTCAGAAGGTTTTGGGCGGGGGTTGGCGGAAGCCATGTATCTGGGAAAACCGGTAATTGCGACCGGATATTCGGGGAATCTTGATTTTACGAACGCGTCCAATTCGTGTCTCGTCGATTATCGGCTTATTCCGGTCAGGGAACATGAATATCCTTTTGCAGAGGGTCAGAAATGGGCTGATCCTGACATTGAGCATGCTGTGTGGTTTATGAAGCGAATCGTCAAGGATACGCATTATGCCAATACAATTGGCATGCATGCGGCAGATTTCATTAAAACCAACCATAGCTTACGGGCGGTGGGTGCAAAGTATCGAGCAAGGCTTGCGGCTTTAAACTTAATTTAA
- a CDS encoding macrocin O-methyltransferase: MKPDLSEVEMVFSLLVPPFGGDYPIRKSRNVRDGYARGWGLQCGQLRELVRKDALYQEACRLAAGRTVVSEDNRMNLFLILKYFLPYIPFGHIVEFGSYKGGNALFMAYVVDQLYPGRKVYALDTFAGMPATEPAIDAHGAGDFQDVDLDELREFAEREGVRNVEFIKGLFQETGPSVVDRVGSIVLAHIDCDIYSAVAFSYDLVKSYMVQGGYVVFDDATTSSCLGATEVVEELVIRRDGLHSEQIFPQFVFRFPGV; the protein is encoded by the coding sequence ATGAAGCCTGACCTGAGTGAAGTGGAAATGGTCTTTAGTTTATTAGTTCCCCCTTTCGGAGGAGACTACCCCATCCGGAAGTCCCGGAATGTTCGCGATGGCTATGCCAGAGGATGGGGATTGCAATGCGGCCAGTTGCGCGAGTTAGTGCGGAAGGATGCGTTATATCAAGAAGCCTGCAGGCTGGCTGCTGGTCGCACGGTGGTCTCTGAAGATAACCGGATGAATCTTTTTTTGATTCTGAAGTATTTCCTTCCCTATATCCCTTTTGGGCACATTGTCGAATTCGGATCGTATAAGGGGGGGAACGCGCTGTTTATGGCTTATGTCGTCGATCAACTGTATCCTGGCAGAAAAGTTTACGCTTTGGATACCTTTGCAGGGATGCCGGCCACCGAACCGGCTATCGATGCCCATGGAGCGGGAGATTTTCAAGACGTCGATTTGGATGAGTTGCGAGAATTTGCCGAGCGAGAGGGTGTGAGAAATGTGGAGTTTATCAAAGGGTTATTTCAGGAAACCGGTCCCTCTGTTGTTGATAGGGTTGGAAGCATTGTCTTGGCGCATATCGATTGCGATATTTATTCGGCGGTGGCCTTTTCGTATGATCTTGTAAAGAGCTACATGGTTCAAGGTGGATATGTGGTGTTTGATGATGCGACCACCTCCAGTTGTTTAGGTGCAACCGAAGTAGTGGAAGAATTGGTGATTCGTCGCGACGGTCTGCATAGTGAGCAAATTTTCCCGCAGTTTGTCTTTCGGTTCCCTGGAGTTTGA
- a CDS encoding class I SAM-dependent methyltransferase, whose translation MKECSKSIARRLSEPNFINRFFVGKGLDIGGHPDPLGLYQELFCRMENVKTWDLVDGNAQFLEGVSDETFDFVHSSHCLEHLQDPIVGLRNWFRVLRPGGHLVITVPDEDLYEQGQFPSTFNADHKWTFTIFKMRSWSEQSLNVLDLVRGLGSAAEPVKIEQLVSTYRFNLPRYDQTLSSVGECGIEIVIRKRPVAEVNAGGRWGRPTDQPREEVRIHWNQYRDDLQTLKHVNREKPPFHNDQPL comes from the coding sequence ATGAAGGAATGTAGTAAGTCGATTGCCCGGCGCTTATCCGAGCCAAACTTCATAAACCGATTTTTCGTTGGTAAGGGCCTGGATATTGGTGGGCACCCTGATCCGTTGGGGTTATATCAGGAATTGTTTTGTCGGATGGAAAATGTGAAGACGTGGGACCTGGTTGATGGAAACGCGCAGTTTCTGGAGGGGGTGTCGGATGAGACATTCGACTTTGTCCATAGCAGTCATTGCCTGGAACATCTGCAGGATCCGATAGTAGGACTTAGAAATTGGTTTAGGGTGTTGCGACCAGGTGGCCATCTCGTGATTACCGTCCCGGATGAAGATTTATATGAACAGGGTCAGTTTCCGAGCACATTTAATGCGGATCATAAATGGACATTTACCATTTTCAAGATGCGGTCATGGAGTGAACAGTCTCTGAATGTCCTGGATTTGGTGCGTGGTCTTGGTTCTGCTGCCGAGCCGGTCAAAATTGAACAGCTTGTGTCGACCTATCGGTTTAATCTTCCCAGATACGATCAGACGTTGAGCTCGGTCGGGGAATGCGGGATCGAAATTGTCATTCGTAAGCGTCCCGTTGCGGAAGTGAATGCCGGTGGGCGTTGGGGGCGGCCCACAGACCAACCTCGAGAAGAAGTCCGGATTCATTGGAATCAGTACCGTGACGATCTTCAAACGCTTAAACATGTCAATCGGGAAAAACCACCGTTTCACAATGACCAGCCGCTCTGA
- a CDS encoding dehydrogenase, with the protein MIIRARAPLRLGLAGGGTDVSPYCDLYGGCVLNATIDRYAYAVLEVLTGNKVQFCSADRQHFSEYQLGETIPYNGCVDLHRAVYLCMVEQFNEGRPLPVKVTTYCDAPVGSGLGSSSTLVVAMLKAFVELLNVPIDDYALAHLAFKVERVDCGLQGGRQDQYAATFGGVNFIEFYADDRVIVNPLRIKNWIICELEASLVLFFTGVSRSSEKIIADQRTNVEAGTVLALSAMHAMKREACAMKECLLKGDFTGLVESMREGWDSKKRSAKSVSNAHLDEIYEAAIKAGALAGKVSGAGGGGFMMFFVAPEKRMDVIFALKKFSGQVSNCHFTKYGMQGWKID; encoded by the coding sequence ATGATCATTCGCGCGCGTGCGCCTCTTCGGCTAGGTCTGGCAGGGGGAGGGACAGATGTATCGCCCTATTGTGATTTGTATGGCGGATGTGTGCTCAATGCCACGATTGATCGATATGCCTATGCTGTCTTGGAGGTGTTGACGGGCAATAAGGTGCAGTTTTGTTCTGCTGATCGCCAGCATTTTAGTGAATATCAGTTGGGAGAAACCATTCCATACAATGGATGCGTCGATTTACATCGAGCCGTCTATCTGTGCATGGTTGAGCAGTTTAATGAAGGACGCCCGTTGCCTGTGAAAGTTACCACGTACTGTGATGCCCCTGTGGGGTCTGGGCTTGGATCCTCTTCGACGCTGGTCGTGGCGATGCTCAAGGCCTTTGTGGAATTGCTGAATGTACCGATTGACGACTACGCATTGGCTCATCTGGCATTTAAAGTTGAGCGAGTAGATTGTGGGTTGCAAGGTGGGAGGCAGGATCAATACGCCGCGACATTTGGGGGGGTTAACTTTATTGAGTTTTATGCGGACGATCGGGTAATCGTCAATCCGTTGCGCATCAAAAACTGGATCATCTGTGAGTTGGAGGCCTCATTAGTGCTTTTTTTTACTGGTGTGTCACGATCTTCCGAAAAGATCATTGCCGATCAACGTACAAATGTCGAGGCTGGCACGGTCTTGGCACTTTCTGCCATGCATGCTATGAAGCGTGAAGCCTGTGCGATGAAGGAATGTCTGTTGAAAGGCGATTTCACTGGATTGGTTGAGTCCATGCGTGAGGGATGGGACAGCAAGAAGCGATCAGCCAAGAGTGTGTCCAACGCACATCTCGATGAAATCTATGAAGCGGCTATCAAAGCAGGAGCCTTGGCCGGCAAGGTGTCCGGGGCTGGCGGGGGAGGGTTTATGATGTTTTTTGTCGCGCCGGAAAAACGAATGGATGTAATTTTTGCGTTGAAAAAATTCTCGGGCCAGGTCAGTAACTGTCATTTTACCAAATACGGGATGCAAGGTTGGAAGATAGATTAA
- a CDS encoding polysaccharide deacetylase family protein, whose product MFSDRMRKLAYGSGLLGLYHRLRNQRTLTVVMFHRVLEISDPRWHSCDPEYTLEVGLFECCLAFFRRHYNIVSVDDVIAARRGARALPPRALLITFDDGWSDNVDFALPRLRAASMPGLLFVVADVIGRRLPFYQERLVGGWRLGRIIAGKLLAATGSAQLLRGNTLVDLRLAIAVLEKLDDNARERVLSAFADETDDGLSHMVASEDLRTLELGGIAIGLHGKTHTPMTRASDLDAELGGARGIVAEYLESTKPPVTMSFPHGSYDPAIVQCACEAGYELVFTSDPTLNLLESRPGWLLGRVGFEQSDIVDRHGAFRADKLALLLFCKPQRVLATDSTD is encoded by the coding sequence ATGTTCTCTGATCGTATGCGGAAACTGGCTTATGGCTCCGGCCTGCTCGGCCTCTATCATCGCCTTCGAAATCAACGCACGCTGACCGTGGTTATGTTCCATCGTGTGCTAGAGATTTCCGATCCGCGATGGCATTCCTGCGATCCGGAATATACGCTTGAAGTGGGTTTATTCGAATGTTGTCTTGCTTTCTTCAGGCGGCATTATAACATTGTATCGGTCGATGACGTCATCGCGGCTCGCAGGGGTGCTAGAGCATTGCCGCCACGCGCCTTGCTAATTACCTTTGACGATGGCTGGTCGGATAACGTCGATTTCGCCTTGCCCCGCTTACGTGCTGCATCTATGCCTGGCCTGCTGTTCGTGGTTGCCGATGTGATAGGTCGTCGGCTGCCCTTTTACCAGGAACGCCTTGTGGGTGGCTGGCGCCTTGGCAGAATCATTGCGGGAAAATTGCTGGCTGCGACAGGCAGCGCACAACTGTTGCGTGGGAATACCCTCGTGGACTTACGCCTTGCCATTGCGGTCCTCGAAAAACTGGATGATAACGCACGCGAACGGGTCCTCTCAGCATTTGCAGATGAAACTGATGACGGCCTGAGCCACATGGTGGCTAGCGAAGACCTCAGGACACTCGAGTTGGGTGGAATAGCAATTGGTCTGCACGGCAAGACCCATACGCCAATGACCCGCGCCAGTGATCTCGACGCGGAGCTTGGCGGGGCCCGTGGGATTGTTGCTGAATATCTTGAGTCAACCAAGCCACCCGTGACGATGTCATTTCCGCATGGAAGCTACGATCCGGCCATTGTGCAGTGTGCATGCGAGGCCGGGTATGAGCTGGTCTTCACCAGCGACCCGACACTCAATTTACTGGAGTCGCGGCCGGGGTGGTTGCTTGGCCGGGTCGGCTTTGAGCAGTCGGACATCGTCGATCGCCATGGGGCATTCCGTGCCGACAAACTTGCCCTTCTGCTGTTCTGCAAGCCCCAACGAGTACTGGCTACGGACAGCACGGACTAG
- a CDS encoding nucleotidyltransferase family protein, producing MVQIGIRKAIVLAGGRGERLQSVVPDLPKPMAPVGGRPFLEYILDKIVDAGVTDVIISVGYKAEVIQEHFGRAYRSLQIRYSRESYPLGTGGAMALALKGEDSSPALVFNGDTLVDIDYSALMVWYEQTIAQVAIVLRQVPDVSRFGSVILLGERVVEFQEKGQQGPGLVNAGVYVVRPEIFSQYEFGSGEHFSFETDILQAYCRELQPRAFLTKGYFIDIGTPGDYERAQKEAVFSRFN from the coding sequence TTGGTTCAAATAGGAATCAGAAAAGCCATTGTTCTGGCTGGGGGACGTGGTGAAAGACTTCAGTCTGTCGTTCCGGATCTGCCTAAACCCATGGCACCTGTTGGAGGTCGGCCATTTTTGGAATATATTCTCGATAAAATTGTCGATGCTGGTGTGACCGATGTCATTATATCGGTTGGATACAAGGCCGAGGTCATTCAAGAGCATTTTGGTCGCGCTTACCGCTCACTTCAAATCAGATATTCAAGGGAAAGCTATCCTTTAGGAACCGGAGGAGCGATGGCCTTAGCTCTAAAAGGGGAAGATTCTTCTCCGGCATTGGTCTTCAATGGGGATACGCTTGTTGACATTGATTATTCCGCACTGATGGTCTGGTATGAACAGACCATAGCTCAGGTTGCAATAGTCCTTCGGCAAGTTCCTGATGTGAGCCGGTTTGGTTCCGTCATACTTTTGGGAGAACGAGTCGTTGAATTTCAAGAAAAAGGTCAACAGGGTCCAGGGCTGGTGAACGCAGGTGTGTATGTTGTTCGACCGGAAATATTTTCCCAATATGAATTTGGAAGTGGAGAGCACTTTTCCTTTGAGACAGATATCCTTCAAGCATATTGCCGAGAGCTGCAACCTCGCGCATTCCTCACCAAAGGATACTTTATTGATATCGGCACGCCAGGCGATTATGAACGCGCTCAGAAAGAAGCGGTCTTCAGTCGGTTTAACTGA
- a CDS encoding phytanoyl-CoA dioxygenase family protein, with translation MGYEKEFEQFWEKGYLIVPNLFDQEEMHILKNIIVNHDGMKQRTEGLVQKMSQGKRPSFETIFVWNDTAGNDVFAKATRRASIFDRLGFFFNDSIYVYHNKIALKYPGMVGFRYHQDYAYWYGMGNLYPDMATVLIAVDPMTRENGCLKILEGSHKMGRIDHVFHDGVSDSGVCQDRLAVIETRLPEVFVELKRGDVVMFHCNTLHGSNDNHSAHSRIALIGCYNTKANNPYKSAGGHPFYHPQERVLEKITEQDSRSLPDFDLQFS, from the coding sequence ATGGGATACGAGAAAGAGTTCGAACAGTTTTGGGAAAAGGGTTACCTCATTGTTCCAAACCTGTTCGATCAGGAAGAAATGCATATTCTGAAAAATATCATCGTGAATCATGATGGTATGAAGCAGCGGACCGAAGGTCTTGTGCAAAAAATGTCTCAAGGAAAGCGTCCTTCATTTGAAACAATTTTTGTGTGGAATGATACAGCCGGAAATGACGTCTTTGCCAAAGCCACTCGTCGTGCGTCGATTTTCGATCGATTGGGATTTTTCTTCAACGATTCTATCTATGTGTATCATAATAAAATTGCCTTAAAATATCCTGGTATGGTTGGATTTCGCTATCATCAGGATTATGCGTATTGGTATGGAATGGGGAATTTATATCCGGATATGGCTACGGTACTCATTGCCGTTGATCCGATGACCAGGGAAAATGGGTGTTTGAAGATTCTCGAGGGGTCCCACAAGATGGGTAGGATTGACCATGTGTTTCATGATGGAGTGTCCGACAGCGGTGTGTGTCAGGACCGACTCGCCGTGATTGAAACACGTTTGCCAGAAGTGTTTGTTGAATTGAAACGGGGAGATGTGGTCATGTTTCATTGTAATACCCTGCATGGTTCTAATGATAACCATTCGGCCCATTCCCGAATCGCCTTAATCGGTTGTTATAACACCAAAGCAAATAATCCGTATAAGTCGGCGGGGGGCCATCCCTTTTATCATCCCCAAGAACGAGTATTGGAGAAAATTACCGAACAAGATTCAAGAAGCCTTCCTGATTTTGATTTGCAATTTTCCTGA